A region from the Streptobacillus ratti genome encodes:
- a CDS encoding PTS sugar transporter subunit IIB: MKVLAVCGSGTGTSMILKTTMKKIVEKGIKIEIDTCTIDDLSKKIDGVDIVVCSDKLAPKVDAKGKKLISVKNILDDVEVLEKLKETGLI; the protein is encoded by the coding sequence ATGAAAGTATTAGCTGTATGTGGAAGTGGAACTGGAACAAGTATGATTTTAAAAACTACAATGAAAAAAATTGTGGAAAAAGGAATAAAAATTGAAATTGATACTTGTACTATAGATGATTTGTCAAAAAAAATAGATGGAGTAGACATAGTAGTTTGCTCAGATAAATTAGCACCTAAAGTAGATGCTAAAGGTAAAAAATTAATTTCAGTTAAAAATATTTTAGATGATGTAGAAGTTTTAGAAAAATTAAAAGAAACAGGATTAATATAA
- the gltX gene encoding glutamate--tRNA ligase, protein MRGLIMEKRVRVRIAPSPTGDPHVGTAYIGLFNYAFAHNNSGDFILRIEDTDRTRFSSDSEQQIFDAMKWLGLNYTEGPDLGGPFGPYRQSERFEIYKEYAVSLVEKGEAYYSFETPEELEIMRERQKAMGLPPMYDRRARNLTKEQVEENLSKGLPYVIRLKMPLDGQTIVEDGLRGKIFFDNDKIDDQILLKSDGFPTYHLANIVDDHLMGVTHVIRAEEWIASTPKHIQLYKAFGWEEPKWYHMPLLRNADKTKISKRKNPVSLNYYKEEGYLKEGLLNFLALMGWSLGGEKEIFTLDEMIENFSFDRISLGGPVFDLVKLAWVNNQHMKLKPVSELTDLAIPFIEKEGYDISKFSREKLERMVEITREGSHTLKELAKNLDVFFIDEIVLPEITEDMNKKDRKAVERVHEALSSEEGKKSIALFLEKLNSLDEELDEELIKDILHKLPEELNEGIGKVLMPIRAVLTGKSKGPDLYSIISIIGKEKTIKRINS, encoded by the coding sequence ATGAGAGGTTTAATAATGGAAAAAAGAGTTAGAGTTAGAATAGCACCATCTCCAACTGGAGATCCACATGTAGGGACGGCATATATAGGATTATTTAATTATGCTTTTGCACATAATAATTCAGGAGATTTTATACTTAGAATAGAGGATACTGACAGAACAAGATTTTCTTCTGATTCAGAACAACAAATATTTGACGCTATGAAGTGGTTAGGACTTAACTATACTGAGGGTCCTGATTTAGGTGGTCCTTTTGGTCCTTATAGACAATCTGAAAGATTTGAAATATATAAAGAATATGCAGTTTCACTTGTAGAAAAAGGAGAAGCTTATTATTCATTTGAAACACCAGAAGAATTAGAAATAATGAGAGAAAGACAAAAAGCAATGGGTCTGCCACCTATGTATGATAGAAGAGCAAGAAATTTAACTAAAGAGCAAGTAGAAGAAAATTTATCTAAAGGATTACCTTATGTAATAAGATTAAAAATGCCACTTGATGGACAAACAATTGTTGAAGATGGTTTAAGAGGTAAGATTTTCTTTGATAATGATAAAATAGATGACCAAATATTATTAAAATCAGATGGATTTCCAACTTATCATTTAGCTAATATAGTTGATGACCACCTAATGGGAGTAACACATGTAATACGTGCAGAAGAATGGATAGCTTCAACACCTAAACATATACAGTTATATAAAGCTTTTGGTTGGGAAGAACCAAAATGGTATCATATGCCTTTATTAAGAAATGCAGATAAAACTAAAATTTCTAAAAGAAAAAACCCAGTTTCATTAAATTACTATAAAGAAGAGGGGTATTTAAAAGAGGGTCTATTAAATTTCCTTGCATTAATGGGTTGGAGTTTAGGTGGAGAAAAAGAAATATTCACACTTGATGAAATGATTGAAAACTTTAGTTTTGATAGAATATCTTTAGGAGGACCAGTTTTTGATTTAGTTAAATTAGCTTGGGTAAATAATCAACATATGAAATTAAAACCTGTATCGGAATTAACAGATTTAGCTATTCCTTTCATTGAAAAAGAGGGCTACGATATTTCTAAGTTTAGTAGAGAAAAATTAGAAAGAATGGTAGAAATTACAAGAGAGGGTTCTCATACTTTAAAAGAATTAGCTAAAAATTTAGATGTATTTTTCATAGATGAGATTGTTTTACCAGAAATTACTGAAGATATGAATAAAAAGGATAGAAAAGCAGTAGAAAGAGTACATGAAGCATTATCTTCTGAAGAGGGTAAAAAATCAATAGCCTTATTTTTAGAAAAATTAAATTCTTTAGATGAAGAATTAGATGAAGAATTAATTAAAGATATACTTCACAAATTACCTGAAGAATTAAATGAGGGAATAGGTAAGGTATTAATGCCTATAAGAGCAGTTCTAACTGGTAAATCTAAAGGACCAGATCTTTATTCTATAATCTCTATAATAGGTAAAGAAAAAACAATAAAAAGAATTAATAGTTAG
- the rpsB gene encoding 30S ribosomal protein S2, with protein sequence MAVISMKELLEVGAHFGHQAKRWNPKMKPYIYAERNGLHILDLQQTLVSTEKAYEFVREIASEGGKVLFVGTKKQAQEAMKEEAERCGGFYVNQRWLGGLLTNLETIKKRVKKLKELEEMEANGTLDEAYTKKEAAILRKEMEKLQKNVGGIKEMNTLPAALFVVDIKKEFLALEEAAKLGIPVIALIDSNVDPDLVTYRIPANDDAIRSIKLFSKVISQAVVEANGGQENEYTPAELETAEVLEENFVVEKEEIEE encoded by the coding sequence ATGGCAGTAATTTCAATGAAAGAATTATTAGAAGTGGGGGCACATTTTGGGCATCAAGCAAAAAGATGGAATCCTAAAATGAAACCATATATTTATGCAGAAAGAAATGGATTACACATTTTAGATTTACAACAAACTTTAGTATCAACAGAGAAAGCTTATGAATTTGTAAGAGAAATTGCAAGTGAAGGTGGAAAAGTATTATTCGTAGGTACTAAAAAACAAGCTCAAGAAGCTATGAAAGAAGAAGCTGAAAGATGTGGAGGATTCTACGTTAACCAAAGATGGTTAGGTGGATTACTAACTAACTTAGAAACTATTAAAAAAAGAGTTAAAAAGTTAAAAGAATTAGAAGAAATGGAAGCAAATGGAACTTTAGATGAAGCTTACACTAAAAAAGAAGCAGCTATCTTAAGAAAAGAAATGGAAAAATTACAAAAAAATGTTGGTGGAATTAAAGAAATGAATACTTTACCAGCAGCATTATTCGTTGTAGATATTAAAAAAGAATTTTTAGCTTTAGAGGAAGCAGCTAAACTTGGAATACCTGTAATAGCTTTAATAGATTCAAATGTAGATCCAGATTTAGTAACTTATAGAATACCTGCAAATGATGATGCTATTAGATCAATAAAATTATTTTCAAAAGTAATTTCTCAAGCAGTTGTTGAAGCTAATGGTGGACAAGAAAATGAATACACTCCAGCAGAACTTGAAACAGCAGAAGTTTTAGAAGAAAATTTCGTAGTTGAAAAAGAAGAAATAGAAGAATAA
- the tsf gene encoding translation elongation factor Ts, with amino-acid sequence MASAADIKVLRERTGAGMLDCKKALEANGGDIEKSIDWLREKGIAKAAKKSGRIAAEGLVFGGELDNLGVIIEFNSETDFVAKNDDFKNFGTKLVELALKNKTATVEELKAVEFNGSTVDNQLTDLIAKIGENLNIRRLVFVEAKGFVVNYIHLGGKIGVLVEVDGENTPENHEKAKGVAMHIAAMDPSYLSREQVTASDLEREKEIARVQLLEEGKPEAIVEKILEGKMRKFYEENCLLEQKYVRDDKVSIKEFIAPSVVAGFARYKVGEGIEKAETDFAAEVAAQIANTK; translated from the coding sequence ATGGCAAGTGCAGCAGATATAAAAGTATTAAGAGAAAGAACAGGAGCTGGAATGCTTGATTGTAAAAAAGCATTAGAAGCTAATGGTGGAGATATAGAAAAATCAATAGACTGGTTAAGAGAAAAAGGGATAGCTAAAGCAGCTAAAAAATCAGGAAGAATAGCAGCAGAGGGATTAGTATTTGGTGGAGAATTAGATAACTTAGGAGTTATTATTGAATTTAACTCAGAAACAGATTTCGTTGCTAAAAATGATGATTTCAAAAACTTTGGAACTAAATTAGTAGAACTTGCATTAAAAAATAAGACAGCAACAGTTGAAGAATTAAAAGCAGTTGAATTTAATGGAAGTACAGTTGATAACCAATTAACAGATTTAATTGCAAAAATTGGAGAAAACTTAAACATTAGAAGATTAGTTTTTGTTGAAGCTAAAGGATTTGTAGTAAACTATATTCACTTAGGTGGGAAAATAGGAGTTTTAGTTGAAGTTGATGGAGAAAATACTCCAGAAAATCATGAAAAAGCAAAAGGTGTAGCAATGCACATTGCAGCTATGGATCCATCATATTTAAGCAGAGAACAAGTTACAGCTTCAGATTTAGAAAGAGAAAAAGAAATAGCAAGAGTTCAATTATTAGAAGAGGGTAAACCAGAAGCTATAGTTGAAAAAATATTAGAAGGTAAAATGAGAAAATTCTATGAAGAAAATTGCTTATTAGAACAAAAATATGTAAGAGATGATAAAGTATCAATTAAAGAATTTATTGCTCCTTCAGTAGTTGCAGGATTTGCAAGATATAAAGTGGGAGAAGGAATTGAAAAAGCTGAAACTGATTTCGCAGCAGAAGTTGCAGCACAAATAGCAAATACAAAATAA
- a CDS encoding TetR/AcrR family transcriptional regulator — translation MKKRIKAKDLIRNAFAKMLKVKPYYKITVKELTEDTGVTRQIFYYYFKNMTELLKYYFEIEIQEIVKVKRKFNNFEEAYLLFFKSIAERKEVLVNINQSESCGLLRGTFEVMSKRLFELLFTDTLLKYDISEKDREFLLNYYKVAFASVAYEWLNNGMKEEMKYLVKNLSILIDQSLLQILEKFHKKILNKKI, via the coding sequence ATGAAAAAAAGAATAAAGGCAAAGGATTTAATTAGGAATGCTTTTGCTAAGATGCTTAAAGTAAAACCTTATTACAAAATAACAGTAAAAGAATTGACAGAAGATACTGGAGTTACTAGACAAATCTTTTATTATTATTTTAAAAATATGACTGAATTATTGAAGTACTATTTTGAAATAGAAATACAAGAAATAGTAAAAGTCAAAAGAAAATTTAATAACTTTGAGGAAGCATACCTTTTATTCTTTAAATCTATAGCAGAAAGAAAAGAAGTATTGGTTAATATCAATCAATCTGAATCATGTGGGTTATTAAGAGGAACATTTGAAGTTATGAGTAAAAGACTTTTTGAACTATTATTCACAGATACCTTATTAAAATATGATATTTCAGAAAAAGATAGAGAATTCTTACTTAACTATTATAAAGTTGCTTTTGCTTCAGTAGCATATGAATGGTTAAATAATGGAATGAAAGAAGAAATGAAATATTTAGTAAAAAATTTATCTATATTAATAGATCAATCATTACTTCAAATTTTAGAAAAATTTCACAAAAAAATATTAAACAAAAAAATCTAA